A stretch of Nonomuraea africana DNA encodes these proteins:
- a CDS encoding maleylpyruvate isomerase family mycothiol-dependent enzyme, with the protein MTVLPSLRAELAAATERLLSTAAELDDAGVTAPSLLPGWTRGHVLTHLARNADGLVNLLTWARTGIETPQYPDPAARAAGIEAGAARKAAEQRADLEESAARLAATIEELPAQAWSAMVSALRPPPHPAWYVLVRRLRELELHHVDLGAGYTPANWPEAFVLRELHDCLACWPYGSGTVSAILLERPAREWHGLGEGPVVRGGSREVLAWLTGRSAGEGIRVVSEGPRATGEQLPSPPPWLTMPAPANLPTAPPDIYPEESP; encoded by the coding sequence ATGACCGTTCTGCCCTCTCTGCGCGCCGAACTCGCCGCCGCCACGGAGCGGCTCCTGTCCACCGCCGCCGAGCTGGATGACGCCGGCGTGACCGCGCCCTCGCTGCTGCCCGGCTGGACCAGGGGCCATGTGCTGACCCATCTCGCCCGCAACGCCGACGGCCTGGTCAATCTGCTCACCTGGGCCAGGACGGGGATCGAGACGCCGCAGTACCCGGACCCCGCCGCGCGGGCGGCCGGGATCGAGGCGGGCGCCGCCAGGAAGGCCGCCGAGCAGCGCGCCGACCTGGAGGAGAGCGCCGCCCGGCTGGCCGCGACGATCGAGGAGCTGCCCGCGCAGGCCTGGTCGGCGATGGTCTCCGCGCTCAGGCCGCCCCCGCACCCCGCCTGGTACGTGCTGGTACGGCGGCTGCGGGAGCTGGAGCTCCACCATGTCGACCTCGGCGCCGGATACACGCCCGCCAACTGGCCCGAGGCCTTCGTGCTGAGAGAGCTGCACGACTGCCTGGCCTGCTGGCCGTACGGCAGCGGCACGGTCAGCGCGATCCTGCTGGAGCGGCCCGCACGCGAGTGGCACGGACTGGGCGAGGGGCCCGTGGTGCGCGGCGGATCGCGCGAGGTGCTCGCCTGGCTGACCGGACGGTCAGCAGGGGAGGGGATTAGGGTGGTGTCCGAGGGGCCGCGCGCCACGGGCGAGCAGCTGCCGTCGCCACCACCGTGGCTGACCATGCCCGCCCCCGCGAACCTCCCGACGGCGCCTCCCGACATCTACCCAGAGGAGAGCCCATGA